A genomic stretch from Coffea arabica cultivar ET-39 chromosome 10c, Coffea Arabica ET-39 HiFi, whole genome shotgun sequence includes:
- the LOC140015745 gene encoding uncharacterized protein, with the protein MAELGLGPQTPGSGPGPYRLGLPGEAKVLPEEVGGNPPECGILSILGKSRVVRRSGSLAGLESALPSATRADQVSSPRGSPVLLQLAPTRSKRTAESTGPGGGEGFQQKEAGASQGAGGSALSGERRQQIFQFVTENLPMLEDIIRQAKKGEGAGGAQTSKAKGKEKELPPDPSEDESRDQPPRRKRPRTPPRPRASVVGDSERYSRDRSARSHPRDPSPRKPTRNGFERSTARSVKSRPRDPIYLDPARDELEQILRPRPYEDNYATSPFTREIEDYPLPRRFKIPSIEMYDASTDPEDHLSVFLTHMRLQTAVDEVRCKTFPMFLKGKARLWFQGLKPGSIRSFPELARQFAAQFVSSKVYARNATHLMSIRQRPEESLRNFMTRFNAESLQVRDKNEKVVMVAFTNGLRVEELFYDLAKKPPVNLEELLRRAHEAANAEEAGRLKKESDRELGNRKGRTNPPEGKDVPSKKNVFDRLSKEKAPALPPLPEKTYTPLTRPKAQILAVMEAEGLGDRPPKMGTPRNKRNQDRYCAFHRDVGHDTEGCWALRKEIEDLIQRGFLGRFVRRPGQEPGRSHYGDRHEGRRRDRPERRDAPQGHSPDQDTQNLAGVINTIAGGPTGGNSHAARKNKRPPPEGDDSLKRLRMDEKITFGPRDAVPLASGNHEAIVIDIVTNNYRVKKVYVDQGSAVDIMFYRVFKVLGLRDDQLTPVRTSLVGFTGPPIRSEGMIILMVTVGQAPKCRTVPVNFVVVRQPSPYNVFLGRPALNALRAVSSTYHLSVKFSTPGGIAEVHGDPEGTRPNSWAQDETEEFPLREDRPNQVLRIGALLPAREKEDLKALLREYSQVFAWSVDDMPGIPTDLAVHHLDVDPHFKPVKQKKRSFAPERNEVIKAKVGKLLESKIILEVYYPTWLANPVLVKKEDQTWRMCVDFTDLNKAYPKDCFPLPRIDRLVDSTVGFDVLCFLDAFKGYHQIEMDEEDRDKTSFITEEGTYCYRTMPFGLKNAGATYQRLVNKLFRGQIGRNMEVYVDDMIVKSRTDQRLIPDLREILNILLQSRMRLNPKKCTFGGQPGQAPGHRGHGPPKEREGSPAAHGENGSPEQVPLAFRGSGTTLLASKDFRWTEECQKAFADLKAYLAELPTLTAPELGETLFLYLSTCNEAVSAVLVREDKGAQRPVYYVSRALQGPETRYSPAEKLVLVLVHAARKLRPYFQAHRVVVLTDQPLRQILTKPEVSGRMTKWVVELAEHDLSYRPRTAIKAQALADFLAEGANLNQTDLTPTPTDTPAEQPWVLFVDGASSREGSGAGLLLTSPTGKELTYALRFDFPASNNEAEYEALLTGLRIAHQMGVTTVRVRSDSQLVVLQVRGEYEAKDEVMKKYLAKVREAMALFRTFEIERVPRSQNKRADALSKLASSSFAHLSKEVLVEVVKQKSIDQAQVLAIDSSATWMTPLIDFLSSGALPENKAEARRIQLRAAKYAYTGGTLYRRSYLSPWLKCVTPEEGDYVLREVHEGICAAHVGSRVLAKKCLLLGYYWPSVFRDAADLVQKCRACQVHASLRHQLVQEMIPIHSPWPFAQWGIDLLGPFPRAPGRYEHLVVAIDYFTKWVEAEPLVCISGKAIRRFFWKSIVCRFGIPHVLVSDNGRQFAENPFRSWYAELGINQHFTSVGHPHANGQVENANRTVLQGLKTKLESAQSSWLDELPSVLWAYRTTPRTATQETPFSLTYGVEAVVPAEVGLPSPRTQNFVATSNEEELRCSLDMLEARREEAAVRMAKYKSQLARYHNAKVRTVQYQPGDLVLRKNSISRTHSSNKLDPNWEGPYKVIEELKVHLNHVERRMVEAIQEPGSRGALPSRMDLQEHFQLEHGHILIRRQKGSLGWLPP; encoded by the exons aTGGCCGAGCTGGGTCTTGGCCCTCAGACCCCTGGGAGCGGCCCCGGGCCGTACCGACTAGGGCTCCCAGGGGAGGCGAAGGTCCTCCCCGAAGAGGTCGGGGGTAATCCCCCTGAGTGCGGGATACTATCTATACTGGGCAAGTCCCGCGTCGTGCGGAGGTCGGGCTCCCTTGCAG GCTTGGAGTCAGCTCTGCCATCAGCGACCCGAGCTGATCAGGTCAGCTCTCCTAGGGGAAGTCCCGTgcttcttcagttggcgcc GACGCGATCCAAGCGCACGGCAGAGAGCACCGGCCCTGGGGGCGGTGAGGGGTTCCAGCAGAAAGAGGCTGGGGCGTCCCAGGGCGCCGGGGGCTCAGCCCTTTCAGGGGAGCGGAGGCAGCAGATCTTCCAGTTTGTGACGGAGAACCTCCCCATGCTGGAGGATATAATCCGGCAGGCGAAAAAGGGAGAGGGGGCTGGGGGTGcgcagacctccaaggccaaggGGAAGGAGAAGGAGTTACCCCCTGATCCTTCGGAGGATGAGTCGCGAGACCAACCTCCTAGGAGGAAGCGCCCCCGGACTCCTCCCCGCCCCCGAGCCTCGGTGGTCGGGGACAGCGAGAGGTATTCCCGCGACAGGTCCGCGAGGAGCCATCCCAGAGACCCCTCTCCGAGGAAGCCCACACGGAATGGGTTCGAGCGTTCCACGGCTCGGTCTGTCAAGAGCCGGCCCCGCGACCCCATTTATCTGGACCCTGCTCGGGATGAGCTCGAGCAGATCTTGAGGCCCCGGCCATACGAGGACAACTATGCAACCTCGCCTTTTACCCGGGAGATAGAGGACTACCCCCTACCCCGGAGGTTTAAGATCCCGAGCATCGAGATGTACGATGCCTCTACGGACCCAGAGGACCACCTCTCGGTCTTCTTGACGCATATGCGCCTGCAAACCGCCGTGGATGAGGTCCGCTGCAAGACCTTCCCCATGTTCCTAAAGGGGAAGGCGCGGCTCTGGTTCCAGGGGTTGAAACCGGGGTCTATACGGAGCTTTCCCGAGTTGGCTCGGCAGTTTGCAGCCCAGTTTGTCTCCTCGAAAGTCTACGCGAGGAACGCAACCCACCTGATGTCCATCAGACAGAGGCCTGAGGAGTCGCTGAGGAATTTCATGACCCGCTTCAATGCGGAGAGCTTGCAGGTCAgggacaaaaatgaaaaagtggTCATGGTCGCCTTCACAAATGGGCTCAGGGTGGAGGAGCTCTTCTATGACCTGGCCAAGAAGCCTCCCGTAAACCTGGAGGAACTCTTACGCAGGGCGCACGAGGCCGCTAATGCGGAGGAGGCAGGTCGTCTGAAGAAAGAATCAGATCGGGAGCTCGGAAATCGGAAAGGTCGGACGAACCCCCCGGAGGGCAAGGACGTCCCGTCCAAGAAAAACGTCTTCGACCGGCTCTCGAAGGAGAAGGCCCCTGCTCTGCCGCCACTCCCAGAGAAGACCTACACCCCTCTAACACGGCCCAAAGCTCAGATCTTGGCCGTTATGGAGGCGGAAGGACTAGGAGATCGGCCGCCAAAAATGGGGACGCCCCGAAACAAAAGGAACCAGGACAGGTACTGCGCCTTTCACCGCGACGTGGGACACGACACGGAGGGATGCTGGGCCCTGCGTAAGGAGATAGAAGACCTGATCCAGCGCGGCTTTTTAGGGCGGTTCGTGCGCCGACCAGGCCAGGAGCCCGGGCGCAGCCACTACGGAGACAGGCACGAGGGACGGCGTCGGGACCGCCCAGAGCGGCGCGACGCTCCTCAGGGCCACTCTCCCGACCAGGACACCCAGAACCTGGCGGGGGTGATAAACACCATTGCCGGAGGTCCCACAGGGGGGAACAGCCATGCAGCTCGGAAGAACAAGCGACCACCCCCCGAAGGGGACGATTCCTTGAAGCGCTTGCGCATGGACGAGAAGATCACCTTCGGGCCAAGGGATGCGGTCCCCCTGGCTTCTGGGAACCATGAGGCCATCGTGATAGACATTGTCACCAACAACTATCGGGTGAAAAAGGTATATGTCGACCAGGGTAGTGCGGTCGACATCATGTTCTACAGGGTGTTCAAGGTGCTCGGATTAAGGGATGACCAGCTCACCCCGGTTCGGACATCTCTGGTGGGATTTACCGGACCACCCATCAGGTCGGAAGGGATGATCATCCTGATGGTCACAGTAGGACAGGCTCCCAAATGCCGGACTGTTCCCGTCAACTTCGTGGTGGTCAGGCAGCCGTCCCCGTACAATGTGTTCCTGGGGAGGCCTGCTTTGAACGCCCTCCGGGCTGTCTCCTCCACTTACCACCTCAGCGTCAAGTTCTCTACCCCGGGAGGGATAGCCGAGGTGCACGGCGACCCGGAG GGGACGAGGCCCAACAGCTGGGCACAGGATGAGACTGAGGAATTCCCCTTAAGGGAGGATCGGCCCAACCAGGTCCTCCGCATCGGAGCCTTGTTGCCCGCCAGAGAGAAGGAGGACTTGAAAGCTCTGCTAAGAGAGTACTCCCAGGTCTTCGCTTGGTCGGTTGATGACATGCCTGGGATCCCAACGGACCTGGCAGTCCACCACCTTGACGTCGACCCTCACTTCAAGCCGGTGAAGCAGAAGAAAAGGAGTTTTGCCCCTGAGAGGAACGAGGTGATCAAGGCGAAGGTCGGCAAGCTGTTGGAGTCCAAGATCATCCTGGAGGTCTACTACCCGACCTGGTTGGCCAATCCGGTCCTAGTCAAGAAGGAGGACCAGACCTGGAGGATGTGCGTAGACTTCACGGATCTTAACAAAGCCTACCCGAAGGATTGCTTTCCCCTGCCTAGAATCGACAGGTTAGTAGACTCTACTGTGGGTTTTGATGTTTTATGCTTCTTGGATGCTTTTAAGGGATACCACCAGATAGAGATGGATGAGGAGGATCGGGATAAGACCTCCTTCATCACTGAAGAAGGGACCTACTGCTACAGAACCATGCCGTTCGGACTTAAGAACGCGGGGGCCACTTACCAGCGCCTGGTCAACAAGCTATTCCGAGGCCAGATCGGCAGGAACATGGAGGTCTATGTGGACGACATGATCGTCAAAAGTCGGACTGACCAGCGGCTCATACCCGACCTGAGGGAGATCTTGAACATCCTGCTGCAAAGCCGGATGCGCCTAAATCCAAAGAAGTGCACCTTTGGG GGCCAACCCGGACAAGCTCCAGGCCATCGTGGACATGGCCCCCCCAAGGAACGTGAAGGAAGTCCAGCGGCTCACGGGGAGAATGGCAGCCCTGAGCAGGTTCCTCTCGCGTTCCGCGGTTCGGGGACTACCCTTCTGGCGTCCAAGGACTTTCGTTGGACCGAGGAGTGTCAAAAAGCGTTCGCCGACCTGAAAGCGTATCTGGCCGAGCTGCCAACTCTGACCGCCCCAGAGTTAGGGGAGACCCTATTCCTATATCTGTCCACCTGCAACGAGGCCGTTAGTGCGGTCTTGGTACGGGAGGACAAGGGGGCTCAGAGGCCGGTGTATTACGTCAGCCGAGCTCTGCAGGGACCAGAGACGCGATACTCGCCCGCCGAGAAGCTGGTCCTTGTCTTGGTACATGCTGCTCGCAAGCTCCGCCCTTACTTCCAGGCTCACCGCGTTGTAGTACTGACCGACCAGCCCCTACGGCAGATACTCACCAAGCCCGAAGTGTCGGGCAGGATGACCAAGTGGGTCGTCGAGCTGGCCGAGCACGACCTTAGCTATCGGCCCCGCACCGCGATCAAGGCCCAGGCCTTAGCAGACTTCCTTGCGGAGGGGGCTAACTTAAACCAAACCGATTTGACCCCGACACCCACGGACACCCCGGCGGAGCAGCCTTGGGTGCTGTTCGTGGACGGTGCCTCGAGCAGGGAAGGGAGCGGAGCTGGCCTACTGCTCACCTCGCCAACCGGAAAAGAACTGACCTACGCGCTTAGGTTCGATTTTCCGGCATCCAACAACGAGGCAGAATATGAGGCCCTCCTGACGGGGCTGCGGATAGCCCACCAGATGGGCGTCACCACAGTCAGAGTTCGGAGCGACTCTCAGCTCGTCGTCCTCCAGGTCCGCGGGGAGTACGAGGCCAAGGATGAGGTCATGAAGAAATACCTGGCTAAGGTACGGGAGGCGATGGCCCTGTTCAGAACATTTGAAATAGAGCGGGTGCCGAGGTCCCAGAACAAGCGGGCAGACGCCCTCTCGAAGTTGGCGTCTTCCTCATTTGCCCACCTGAGCAAGGAGGTCTTAGTAGAGGTGGTAAAACAAAAAAGTATCGATCAGGCTCAGGTCCTGGCTATAGACAGCTCGGCCACCTGGATGACGCCCCTCATAGATTTCCTCAGCTCGGGTGCCCTCCCCGAAAACAAAGCCGAGGCACGCCGAATCCAGCTCCGGGCTGCCAAGTACGCCTACACCGGGGGTACCCTCTATAGGAGATCGTATCTGTCCCCCTGGTTAAAGTGCGTGACTCCCGAAGAAGGTGATTACGTCCTGCGCGAAGTCCATGAAGGAATATGTGCGGCACACGTGGGATCTCGGGTATTGGCCAAAAAGTGCCTCCTTCTGGGCTACTACTGGCCCTCTGTCTTCCGAGACGCAGCAGATCTGGTCCAGAAATGCCGAGCTTGCCAGGTACACGCCTCGCTGCGTCATCAGCTAGTTCAGGAGATGATTCCCATCCATAGTCCTTGGCCCTTCGCTCAATGGGGGATAGACCTCCTGGGTCCCTTCCCCCGAGCCCCGGGGAGATATGAGCATCTCGTGGTGGCCATTGACTACTTCACAAAATGGGTGGAGGCGGAGCCCCTGGTCTGTATCTCGGGGAAGGCAATTCGGAGATTCTTCTGGAAGAGCATAGTTTGCCGGTTTGGGATTCCGCATGTCCTGGTATCCGACAACGGCCGCCAGTTCGCCGAGAACCCTTTCCGGAGCTGGTACGCTGAGCTTGGAATCAACCAACACTTCACGTCGGTTGGTCATCCCCATGCCAATGGTCAGGTGGAGAACGCTAACCGAACTGTTCTGCAAGGGTTGAAGACTAAACTGGAGTCCGCCCAATCGAGCTGGCTGGATGAGCTTCCCAGCGTCCTCTGGGCTTACCGTACTACGCCCCGGACGGCTACCCAAGAGACCCCGTTCTCCCTAACTTACGGAGTAGAGGCGGTGGTGCCAGCGGAAGTCGGACTTCCCTCACCCAGAACACAGAATTTCGTGGCAACCTCCAACGAGGAAGAGCTTCGGTGCAGCTTGGACATGCTCGAAGCCAGGCGTGAGGAAGCGGCTGTTCGGATGGCTAAGTATAAAAGCCAGCTCGCCCGCTATCACAACGCCAAAGTGAGGACGGTACAGTACCAGCCTGGGGACCTCGTCCTAAGGAAGAACTCGATCAGCCGAACTCACAGTTCCAACAAGCTCGACCCAAATTGGGAGGGCCCCTACAAGGTCATTGAG GAGCTGAAGGTACATCTTAATCATGTTGAGAGGCGTATGGTGGAAGCCATTCAGGAGCCCGGGAGCAGGGGAGCCCTTCCGTCTCGGATGGACCTCCAAGAGCATTTTCAACTGGAGCACGGTCACATCCTTATAAGAAGACAGAAAGGGTCCCTGGGGTGGCTGCCGCCCTAG
- the LOC140015746 gene encoding wall-associated receptor kinase 2-like, translating into MAELGLGPQTPGSGPGPYRLGLPGEAKVLPEEVGGNPPECGILSILGKSRVVRRSGSLAGINNNTHPLYKVRSLLTIYSGQLLLPVNLTHRKTNLAVGVPSGTTLGPPLLAHPFCFAGLESALPSATRADQVSSPRGSPVLLHPTFSIARPGCQDHCGNVSIPFPFGITEGCYLNEKFFINCINSSTSVPQPVLRNSTINVTEISLEGQVHLMQYIAIDCYNENRSLFSHNSPWMRLSKRFTFNSTANKFIVVGCDAYGIVYGFGQHRSYATGCVPSCYYKEDVIDGSCSGIGCCRTDIPPGAWNINVRLTSLSRHTKVWDFNPCSYAFVVEEKAFNFSADNLTNLSVDLSLPVVADWTIEDGSCEVAQRNTTSYACSGKNSHCYEPFKGLGYRCSCDQGYEGNPYLPDGCQDIDECQKEETNNCRFGELCINVEGGYNCSCPKGYLKKDDGKGREGCTKKSHQALVAGILAGVAVGTMVLLVVCSWCLYVSKKRKMMWLKEKFFRENGGLLLQKRLNGQEESSNSPRIFSARDLEKATNNFHEGNIIGQGGFGIVYKGRLIDNKEVAIKKSKTVDPNQIEQFINEVVILSQINHKNVVKLFGCCLETEVPLLVYEFINNDTLFNHLHNKKRAREISWDIRLKIGAETAEALSYLHSAASPPIIHRDIKTTNILLDEEFTAKVSDFGASRLGLLDQDQLSTVVQGTRGYLDPEFFQTFQLTEKSDVYSFGVVLVELLTGEKPVCFNRSEGEISLSNHFLSSMKENRLFQILEDSVASDDNIDQLRQVAVLAERCLNVKGADRPSMKEAAMELVGLRITSKHSWTQGSQALNQEEIEPLIDHQEQSNPSRGGDIMLTTTYYSLQNQEIQPIAHGR; encoded by the exons aTGGCCGAGCTGGGCCTTGGCCCTCAGACCCCTGGGAGCGGCCCCGGGCCGTACCGACTAGGGCTCCCAGGGGAGGCGAAGGTCCTCCCCGAAGAGGTCGGGGGTAATCCCCCTGAGTGCGGGATACTATCTATACTGGGCAAGTCCCGCGTCGTGCGGAGGTCGGGCTCCCTTGCAGGTATAAATAATAACACACATCCACTgtacaaggtacgctcactattgaCAATTTACTCTGGACAGTTACTACTTCCCGTGAACCtcactcaccggaaaactaacttggccgtcggagtgccctcggggacaacCCTCGGGCCCCCTTTGTTAGCTCATCCTTTCTGTTTTGCAGGCTTGGAGTCAGCTCTGCCATCAGCGACCCGAGCTGATCAGGTCAGCTCTCCTAGGGGAAGTCCCGTGCTTCTTCACCCAACATTTTCTATAGCAAGGCCTGGCTGCCAAGATCATTGTGGAAATGTAAGCATTCCATTTCCATTCGGTATTACAGAAGGTTGTTACCTTAACGAAAAATTCTTTATCAACTGCATCAACTCTTCAACATCTGTCCCTCAACCAGTTCTGCGCAACAGTACAATCAATGTCACAGAAATATCTCTGGAAGGTCAGGTGCACCTTATGCAGTATATAGCAATTGATTGCTATAATGAAAACAGAAGTTTATTTTCCCACAATTCACCATGGATGAGATTATCTAAACGCTTTACCTTTAACAGTACAGCTAATAAATTCATTGTCGTTGGCTGTGATGCCTACGGTATAGTTTATGGTTTTGGTCAACACCGGAGCTACGCAACTGGATGTGTCCCTTCCTGTTATTATAAGGAAGATGTAATTGATGGCTCTTGTTCTGGCATCGGTTGCTGCCGGACAGATATCCCACCAGGGGCATGGAATATTAATGTGAGGTTGACCAGTCTTAGTAGACACACCAAGGTGTGGGATTTCAATCCTTGCAGCTATGCTTTTGTGGTCGAAGAGAAGGCTTTCAATTTTTCTGCAGATAACCTCACCAACTTGAGCGTTGATTTAAGTCTTCCCGTCGTGGCCGATTGGACCATTGAGGACGGGTCATGTGAAGTTGCCCAAAGAAACACGACCTCTTATGCATGCTCTGGTAAAAACAGTCACTGTTACGAACCTTTTAAGGGGTTGGGGTACCGTTGTTCTTGCGATCAAGGATACGAAGGCAACCCATATCTCCCTGATGGTTGCCAAG ATATTGATGAATGTCAAAAAGAAGAGACCAATAATTGCAGATTCGGAGAACTTTGCATAAACGTCGAAGGAGGCTACAATTGCTCTTGCCCGAAGGGGTACCTTAAGAAAGATGATGGAAAAGGGCGTGAAGGTTGCACTAAGAAAAGCCATCAAGCACTTGTGGCTGGTATTCTTGCAG GTGTTGCTGTGGGCACTATGGTTCTGCTAGTGGTCTGTTCTTGGTGCTTGTACgtgtccaagaaaagaaagatgatGTGGTTGAAGGAAAAATTCTTTCGAGAAAATGGAGGGCTACTCCTACAAAAGCGACTCAACGGACAAGAAGAATCCTCAAATAGCCCAAGAATTTTCAGTGCCAGAGATCTTGAGAAGGCAACAAACAACTTCCATGAAGGTAACATTATTGGTCAAGGAGGTTTTGGGATAGTCTACAAAGGTCGTCTAATAGACAACAAAGAAGTCGCTATCAAGAAGTCAAAAACAGTTGATCCCAACCAAATTGAGCAATTCATCAATGAGGTTGTGATTCTGTCACAAATTAACCACAAAAATGTAGTTAAGCTCTTTGGTTGTTGTCTCGAGACAGAGGTACCTTTACTCGTTTATGAATTTATCAACAATGACACTCTTTTTAACCATTTACACAACAAGAAGCGGGCACGTGAAATTAGTTGGGACATCCGACTGAAAATAGGTGCAGAAACTGCAGAAGCCCTCTCATATTTGCACTCCGCTGCTTCACCTCCAATCATCCATAGGGACATAAAGACCACGAACATACTTCTGGATGAGGAATTTACAGCAAAAGTATCCGATTTCGGTGCTTCAAGATTGGGCCTTCTTGATCAAGATCAACTATCTACAGTGGTGCAAGGAACTCGTGGATATCTGGACCCTGAATTCTTCCAAACATTTCAGTTGACAGAGAAAAGTGATGTTTATAGCTTTGGAGTCGTTCTTGTGGAGCTACTAACAGGGGAAAAGCCCGTATGCTTCAATAGATCAGAGGGTGAGATAAGTTTAAGCAATCATTTCCTTTCTTCGATGAAAGAAAATCGACTGTTTCAAATTCTTGAAGATTCTGTCGCGTCTGATGATAATATTGACCAATTGAGACAAGTTGCTGTGCTTGCCGAACGATGCCTAAATGTAAAAGGCGCCGACAGGCCTTCCATGAAAGAAGCAGCAATGGAACTGGTAGGGTTGCGAATCACATCAAAGCATAGTTGGACTCAAGGTTCTCAAGCTTTAAACCAAGAAGAGATTGAGCCCCTGATTGATCATCAAGAACAATCCAATCCCTCCCGTGGCGGTGATATTATGTTGACAACTACATATTATAGcctccaaaatcaagaaatacaGCCAATTGCCCATGGGAGATGA
- the LOC140015747 gene encoding uncharacterized protein, with product MDFWHDNWMGTGAICHQVENFQDRVLSDFVFQAQWNMRLLNQVLEPELVRQVVKIPPSSTHSSDRMMWALTQNGSFSVSSAYTLVSQASNYSWVVSHVWLKGFPIKISFFMLRLLRLHLPLMDLLHRFGVQGPSKCHCCSKPADDEVNHIFLTGDLAKVVRNRFEGVLGYLDMVSTLRHVLLRCGSFEKNGFYLPITWSAPRAGYKLNLDGCAKGNPGVSGGGRVVRDGEGRFIVGYSCFFGSLTSLHAELKATLFGVLLFVARGLQDFHVESDSLVLVQILQGTHGCPWRLQREVDELLSFKHHFREITHCYREVNKPADYLANLGTNSEQEDVFDNFRSLLATVRREIIMDTLGFPDFRRKLL from the exons ATGGATTTCTGGCATGACAATTGGATGGGAACTGGGGCTATATGTCATCAGgtggaaaattttcaagatcGTGTTCTGTCAGATTTTGTCTTCCAAGCGCAATGGAATATGCGACTCCTTAATCAAGTTCTAGAGCCTGAGTTAGTTAGGCAAGTTGTGAAGATTCCCCCTTCATCCACTCATAGCTCTGATAGGATGATGTGGGCTTTAACACAGAATGGTTCATTCTCGGTTTCTTCGGCTTACACGCTTGTTTCGCAGGCTTCTAATTATTCCTGGGTGGTTTCGCATGTGTGGCTGAAGGGGTTTCCTATCAAAATCTCCTTCTTTATGTTACGGTTGCTACGTTTGCATCTTCCCCTAATGGACCTGCTACATAGATTTGGGGTACAGGGTCCGTCTAAGTGTCATTGTTGTTCTAAGCCAGCAGATGACGAGGTTAATCACATATTTTTAACAGGGGATTTAGCTAAGGTGGTCAGGAATAGATTTGAGGGTGTCTTGGGATATTTGGATATGGTGTCCACATTGAGACATGTGCTGTTACGGTG TGGTAGCTTTGAAAAGAACGGTTTCTATTTACCGATTACATGGTCGGCTCCTAGGGCAGGGTATAAGTTGAATTTGGATGGTTGTGCAAAGGGGAACCCAGGAGTTAGTGGGGGTGGGAGAGTTGTGCGAGATGGGGAAGGGAGATTTATCGTCGGTTATTCCTGTTTTTTTGGGTCATTGACCAGTTTACACGCGGAGCTCAAGGCCACACTCTTTGGGGTGCTGCTCTTTGTTGCTCGAGGCTTACAAGACTTCCATGTTGAATCTGACTCACTTGTCTTGGTTCAAATACTCCAAGGGACACATGGTTGCCCTTGGAGACTCCAACGGGAGGTGGATGAATTACTCAGTTTCAAGCATCATTTCCGTGAGATAACCCATTGCTATAGAGAGGTGAACAAACCTGCTGATTATCTAGCTAACCTTGGCACAAATTCGGAGCAAGAGGATGTTTTTGACAACTTTCGTTCTTTGCTGGCTACTGTCCGTAGGGAGATCATCATGGACACTTTAGGTTTCCCTGATTTTCGTAGAAAATTACTATAG